One segment of Vibrio gazogenes DNA contains the following:
- a CDS encoding ShlB/FhaC/HecB family hemolysin secretion/activation protein, whose translation MMKCNQFTLIATALIFVGITACPLPTWAETASQVTKSSYAPKVTRAAQGGVILPATSNLKVPEGADTIFVTPSGLQIEGDTLPALRATVARIESSIKGQRVSGRALFEAAQALEDAYIRAGYLLARVALPPQTIEDGKVLTLIVTLGYVERIDASAFSGTTRSRIEAILTPLVGNHALTKAELERRLLFAGDIPGVLLHSTLKAGETPGATIIVVDGRDIPVLLSTQINNERSDELGNYSASINANFNNLLGLGEVGYLQVGGYPGDHKSIFDDEPRNRQLVAGITVPLSLDGWWMNVEAVDSKTNPTSKLDFPLRDEYQRIATKLGYNWIRSRNFNTSSEISLDISSETQKFVVNQSEVEWTKDSLRVLRLSQNADLYTSTEQYLTGNITASFGIDGLGARQGSDTLPMSRSGAKPDFRKLAISSRYSQGFMLDRLQWSVLGKAQTAFGNAMPATEQFDLGGAGGLSGFDSGELVGDSGIMIRTELSFSITLPPVDTFPSLGSAIAPYVFGALGSVAIEEATAVERSTIYANALGLGLRFGVSQRDTPSQTTLALEYGHGEQNSGPSDDRFSIRWTTQF comes from the coding sequence ATGATGAAATGTAACCAGTTTACTCTGATAGCCACCGCGCTTATCTTCGTTGGAATAACAGCATGTCCCTTACCGACATGGGCAGAAACCGCCAGCCAAGTAACGAAGTCAAGTTATGCGCCTAAGGTCACCCGTGCAGCTCAAGGCGGCGTCATACTGCCAGCCACCTCAAACCTAAAAGTGCCAGAGGGCGCTGATACCATTTTCGTGACCCCTTCTGGATTACAGATTGAAGGGGATACGCTCCCTGCGTTGCGCGCAACGGTCGCTCGCATTGAGTCATCCATTAAAGGGCAACGCGTTAGCGGAAGAGCGCTATTTGAGGCTGCGCAAGCCTTAGAAGATGCGTATATCCGAGCGGGCTACCTGCTAGCACGTGTCGCGCTTCCGCCACAGACGATTGAAGATGGCAAGGTCCTGACATTAATTGTGACGCTAGGGTACGTTGAGCGCATCGATGCCTCTGCATTTTCTGGCACCACCCGCTCGCGCATCGAGGCGATACTCACGCCGTTGGTGGGTAACCATGCCTTAACCAAAGCTGAATTAGAACGTCGCTTATTGTTCGCGGGGGATATTCCCGGCGTACTTCTGCATTCCACCCTCAAGGCCGGAGAAACCCCCGGTGCCACCATCATCGTCGTGGATGGACGCGATATCCCCGTATTGCTCAGCACCCAAATCAATAACGAGCGCAGTGATGAACTCGGCAACTACAGCGCTAGCATCAATGCCAATTTTAATAACCTCTTAGGCTTGGGCGAAGTCGGGTACCTACAAGTCGGTGGCTATCCTGGTGACCATAAGAGTATCTTCGATGATGAGCCGCGTAACCGACAACTCGTGGCCGGTATCACCGTACCACTATCGTTGGATGGATGGTGGATGAATGTTGAAGCCGTTGACAGTAAAACCAACCCTACCTCTAAGTTAGATTTTCCCCTGCGCGATGAATACCAACGCATTGCCACCAAACTGGGTTACAACTGGATCCGCAGCCGTAACTTCAATACCAGCTCGGAAATCAGTTTGGACATATCGAGCGAGACACAAAAATTCGTCGTCAACCAGAGTGAAGTGGAGTGGACCAAAGACTCGCTACGTGTCTTACGTCTGAGTCAAAATGCGGATTTATACACCTCAACAGAACAGTACCTCACAGGTAACATTACCGCTTCGTTTGGGATTGATGGCCTCGGGGCGCGCCAAGGCTCGGACACGCTTCCCATGTCTCGCAGTGGCGCCAAGCCCGACTTCCGTAAACTTGCTATCAGCAGTCGCTACTCACAAGGCTTTATGCTCGACCGCTTGCAGTGGTCGGTGTTAGGTAAAGCACAAACCGCCTTTGGCAACGCCATGCCTGCAACTGAGCAGTTCGATTTAGGGGGTGCGGGTGGCCTCTCTGGCTTTGATAGTGGTGAACTCGTAGGTGATTCAGGGATCATGATACGCACCGAATTGAGTTTTTCTATCACACTGCCGCCCGTTGATACCTTTCCGTCATTAGGTTCCGCCATCGCACCTTACGTGTTTGGCGCCCTAGGCTCGGTTGCCATTGAAGAAGCAACTGCGGTAGAGCGCTCGACCATCTATGCGAATGCTCTGGGACTAGGGCTCCGCTTTGGTGTTTCTCAACGCGATACCCCATCGCAAACCACACTGGCCTTAGAGTATGGCCATGGGGAGCAAAACTCAGGGCCATCCGATGACCGTTTCAGCATTCGTTGGACCACTCAGTTCTAA
- a CDS encoding invasion associated locus B family protein: MCRHFCFKFFSITVALLATTITFGASLALAADAPQPSEPRDTTATYGDWVLHCIQRPNANNKNSQKNRANCEIVQSATVKGQSRPVMQLAVGQLPNQKGFTITTVLPTDVSIPGQVNVVVNTEKKAADNKDDSLALALTRCLPNGCVAVAKLTSALRTKMGAAKVGQLQFIRANGQKVGFPLSWMGFTQAMAALETKD, translated from the coding sequence ATGTGCCGTCACTTTTGTTTCAAGTTTTTTTCTATCACGGTAGCGCTGTTAGCGACGACTATCACCTTTGGGGCATCACTTGCACTGGCCGCTGATGCTCCCCAGCCAAGTGAACCGCGCGATACCACGGCAACATATGGCGATTGGGTACTACACTGCATACAGCGCCCTAACGCTAATAATAAAAATAGCCAAAAAAATAGGGCTAATTGTGAAATCGTCCAGTCAGCGACGGTCAAAGGCCAGTCACGCCCAGTGATGCAACTAGCTGTTGGTCAATTACCCAACCAAAAAGGTTTTACCATCACCACTGTGCTGCCAACCGATGTGTCTATTCCGGGTCAGGTTAATGTTGTAGTTAACACTGAAAAAAAAGCAGCAGACAATAAAGACGACAGCTTGGCGTTGGCGCTGACCCGCTGCCTTCCTAATGGTTGTGTCGCCGTTGCAAAACTGACGAGCGCGCTACGTACTAAGATGGGTGCTGCTAAGGTGGGTCAGCTTCAATTCATCCGAGCCAATGGGCAAAAAGTGGGATTTCCATTGTCTTGGATGGGATTTACTCAAGCAATGGCCGCATTAGAAACCAAGGATTAG
- a CDS encoding phosphoribosyltransferase, whose protein sequence is MKSPHIGELVLSEQQIQEGVEIVADKLNSQFSDAVVITVVPGGILFTADLVRKLKFDIKMDYISCPHTPGDSQNQSAIVFHENISLHGKDVIMIDDAIESGGTMKRLIAHIQENYAVKSLSIATLFVKPHRVDIPVAQNYAYEMDNDDLLVGYGLPWGDKLRNVPYVSKLVR, encoded by the coding sequence ATGAAATCTCCACATATCGGTGAGTTGGTCTTGAGTGAGCAACAGATTCAAGAAGGTGTTGAAATTGTTGCTGATAAGCTGAATAGTCAGTTCAGTGATGCTGTGGTGATCACAGTTGTACCTGGTGGTATTTTGTTTACGGCTGATCTAGTTCGTAAGCTGAAGTTTGATATCAAAATGGATTATATTTCTTGTCCCCATACGCCGGGAGATAGCCAAAACCAATCGGCAATCGTATTCCATGAGAATATTTCACTTCATGGTAAAGATGTCATTATGATTGACGATGCCATTGAGTCAGGTGGAACAATGAAAAGGTTGATTGCTCATATTCAAGAAAACTATGCAGTAAAGTCACTCTCAATAGCGACATTGTTCGTTAAACCACATCGTGTAGACATCCCAGTGGCGCAAAACTATGCATATGAAATGGACAATGATGATTTACTTGTAGGTTACGGTTTGCCGTGGGGAGATAAGTTAAGAAATGTCCCTTATGTGTCTAAATTGGTGAGGTAG
- a CDS encoding LysR family transcriptional regulator: protein MEVEEIYRRDLNLLVALRILVEERSVSRAANRLNLSQSAMSRVLGRLRSLLSDPLFTRQGQYLIPTEKALSVNRALGEPLESLRQLLSPIDFDPRSCDQTFTIATTDYAMQTILPFALPRIYQEAPNVAFEFLPLQNEHLKDQLTYGRADLAICRPIHSIEALHYEILGRVGVLCLLSKQHPLANEQMGIDDYLRFPHAMIAISDGVKSLIEQALEDKPKRRMVLRAYHLEAALAIVDMMPLIITVPADLAYLVSERYDLIVKPLPFHFTPFDYSMIWHPRCEHSPAQEWLRSIVKEECGRLIAKRVEDMGLDEVRP, encoded by the coding sequence ATGGAAGTAGAAGAGATTTATCGCCGAGATTTAAACTTGTTAGTGGCGTTGCGGATTCTGGTTGAGGAGCGCAGTGTCAGCCGGGCAGCGAATCGTTTAAACCTGAGTCAGTCAGCAATGAGCCGGGTTCTAGGACGATTACGTAGTTTACTATCGGATCCTCTATTCACACGCCAAGGGCAATATCTTATTCCTACTGAAAAAGCGTTATCTGTGAATCGAGCTTTAGGGGAACCGCTTGAGTCTCTTCGACAACTTTTGTCCCCAATCGATTTCGATCCTAGGTCTTGTGATCAGACATTCACGATTGCGACGACTGACTATGCAATGCAAACCATTTTACCATTTGCTTTACCGCGTATTTATCAGGAAGCACCCAATGTTGCGTTTGAGTTTTTACCTCTACAAAATGAACATTTGAAAGATCAACTCACATACGGCAGAGCAGACTTAGCGATTTGTCGCCCAATCCACTCGATTGAAGCATTACATTATGAAATATTGGGTCGTGTCGGGGTGTTGTGCTTATTATCGAAGCAGCATCCGTTGGCGAATGAACAAATGGGGATCGATGATTATTTGAGGTTTCCCCATGCGATGATTGCCATTAGTGACGGGGTTAAATCACTCATTGAACAGGCATTAGAAGATAAACCTAAACGGCGTATGGTGCTGAGGGCATATCATTTAGAAGCTGCGTTAGCGATTGTCGATATGATGCCACTCATTATCACCGTCCCTGCCGATTTGGCATACTTAGTTTCCGAGCGTTATGACCTGATCGTCAAACCTTTACCATTTCATTTTACGCCGTTTGATTATTCAATGATTTGGCACCCTCGTTGTGAACATTCTCCTGCACAGGAATGGTTGAGAAGCATCGTAAAAGAAGAATGTGGCAGGTTAATCGCCAAGCGAGTAGAGGATATGGGGTTGGATGAAGTAAGGCCCTGA
- the acuI gene encoding acrylyl-CoA reductase (NADPH), translated as MFDALILNQEDKRTVATIEQLDESHLPEGEVLVAVDYSSLNYKDGLAITGKGKIIRNFPMVPGIDLAGKVLSSADSRYQEGDAVVLTGWGVGENHWGGMAQKASLKADWLVPLPQGFNSKQAMMVGTAGFTAMLCVQALIDAGIKPEDGTILVTGASGGVGSVAVTLLSQLNYKVAAVTGRVEQNGPLLEKLGASQVIDRREFEEPARPLEKQVWAGAIDTVGSKMLAKVLAQMDYNSAVAACGLAGGFDLPTTVMPFILRNVRLQGIDSVSCPREKRIAAWEKIAQLLPTHYFEQACTEITLNEAPQYAEKITTGQTTGRVVIKL; from the coding sequence ATGTTTGATGCTTTAATTCTGAATCAAGAAGATAAAAGAACCGTTGCAACTATCGAACAACTCGATGAATCACATCTCCCGGAAGGTGAAGTGTTAGTCGCTGTCGATTATTCGTCACTGAACTACAAAGATGGTTTGGCTATTACAGGTAAAGGCAAAATTATCCGTAATTTCCCGATGGTTCCAGGAATCGATTTGGCAGGAAAAGTACTCAGTTCAGCTGACTCTCGTTATCAAGAAGGTGACGCTGTTGTATTGACAGGTTGGGGAGTCGGAGAAAACCATTGGGGAGGCATGGCACAAAAAGCGAGCCTGAAAGCGGACTGGCTTGTCCCTCTTCCACAGGGTTTTAACTCAAAACAAGCTATGATGGTCGGCACTGCTGGCTTTACGGCAATGCTTTGTGTTCAGGCTTTAATTGATGCAGGCATTAAACCTGAAGACGGAACGATTCTGGTGACAGGCGCAAGTGGCGGTGTCGGCTCTGTCGCGGTAACGCTGTTATCTCAACTCAACTACAAAGTCGCGGCAGTCACGGGTCGTGTAGAACAAAATGGCCCACTATTAGAAAAATTAGGTGCCAGTCAAGTCATTGATCGTCGTGAATTTGAAGAACCAGCCCGTCCACTGGAAAAGCAAGTTTGGGCTGGTGCTATTGATACGGTTGGCAGCAAAATGTTGGCAAAAGTGTTAGCTCAAATGGACTATAACAGCGCTGTCGCTGCCTGTGGCCTTGCTGGCGGGTTTGATCTGCCAACAACGGTCATGCCATTTATTTTGCGTAATGTCCGCTTGCAAGGTATTGATTCGGTCAGTTGCCCACGTGAAAAACGCATTGCAGCATGGGAAAAAATTGCCCAACTATTACCAACGCATTATTTTGAGCAGGCGTGTACTGAAATAACATTAAATGAAGCGCCACAATATGCAGAGAAAATTACCACGGGTCAGACGACTGGTCGTGTGGTGATAAAGCTTTAA